Proteins from one Caldisericota bacterium genomic window:
- the rpsI gene encoding 30S ribosomal protein S9 → MEKEIYAATGRRKTAVARVRLIPGSGEAKINGKPAGEYFSVKAIMNSMFLPLKATDTEGKFDILVNVVGGGFSSQADAVKHGIARALLLFDETLRATLKKEGFLTRDARKKERKKYGLHRARKARQYRKR, encoded by the coding sequence GTGGAAAAAGAAATATATGCTGCGACTGGGAGAAGGAAAACAGCTGTTGCAAGAGTTAGACTTATTCCTGGATCTGGTGAAGCAAAAATAAATGGAAAACCAGCTGGAGAATATTTTTCTGTAAAAGCGATTATGAATTCTATGTTTTTGCCTCTTAAAGCAACGGATACGGAGGGGAAGTTTGATATCCTTGTGAACGTTGTAGGTGGTGGATTTAGTAGCCAGGCCGATGCAGTAAAACATGGCATAGCAAGAGCTCTTTTACTATTTGATGAAACATTAAGGGCTACCTTAAAAAAAGAAGGGTTTTTGACCAGGGACGCAAGGAAAAAAGAAAGAAAGAAATACGGGTTACATCGCGCAAGAAAAGCGCGTCAGTATCGCAAACGTTAG